In Helianthus annuus cultivar XRQ/B chromosome 9, HanXRQr2.0-SUNRISE, whole genome shotgun sequence, the following are encoded in one genomic region:
- the LOC110875620 gene encoding uncharacterized protein LOC110875620: protein MTDQNSNKIPFGFKWCKWVPVKCNIFMWRAFLDRIPTKTALRRRNIQVQDEECVMCGEGLDSTDHILTECGIASGVWNGISMWCRIPQVFAFSTSDLVHIFDQYTRSEIKKKALQGVIIITCWRLWKARNEMIFSNKVPKVVDIVSDVKALGYSTRARRDSVDWEKWCKFDLM from the coding sequence ATGACGGATCAGAATAGTAACAAAATTCCTTTCGGGTTCAAGTGGTGTAAATGGGTGCCGGTGAAATGTAACATATTTATGTGGCGGGCGTTTCTGGATCGCATCCCTACGAAAACAGCGCTGAGGCGAAGGAACATTCAAGTTCAAGATGAGGAGTGCGTTATGTGTGGAGAAGGTTTGGATTCGACGGATCACATTCTCACAGAATGTGGCATTGCTTCGGGTGTTTGGAATGGTATTTCTATGTGGTGCCGCATTCCGCAGGTGTTTGCTTTTTCTACTAGCGATTTGGTTCATATATTCGATCAATATACTCGGTCGGAAATCAAGAAGAAAGCGTTACAAGGAGTAATTATTATAACGTGTTGGAGGCTTTGGAAAGCTAGGAACGAGATGATTTTCTCCAATAAAGTTCCAAAAGTAGTCGATATAGTGTCGGATGTTAAGGCTTTGGGGTATAGTACTAGGGCGAGACGGGATTCGGTGGATTGGGAGAAATGGTGTAAGTTTGATTTGATGTAA